The following are encoded together in the Tripterygium wilfordii isolate XIE 37 chromosome 3, ASM1340144v1, whole genome shotgun sequence genome:
- the LOC119995619 gene encoding stemmadenine O-acetyltransferase-like: MEVEIISIKAIKPSYTTHHHHRHKTFKLSLLDQRVPPVYGGAVLFYGPSRNSDNIFSEFSKKSQHLQRSLSKTLVQFYPLAGSLKDDIFIDCNDEGACFIEAQIGCKLKDFLGKPDHELLNHLTPITDSKKAKFPNSLLLVQVTLFSCGGMSIAVFPSHKIADATSMGTFMQSWTAVNRNDRSKFVLPEFIEGSCLSRREFPNWNIEMPSEKQSTRRPVFCASKIASLKGATSQHRPSKVEVVLALIVRRAIAVSRASRLLSGKPFGRSVLFHFVNFRSKLVPPLPGNRMGNIIWSIPVVFEEDEMELNKMVGNISRSLLNFYNEDVNKFQGDELYEAMCKSLKEKRKILENSVNTYVCSSLCKISFYGVDFGWGKPLWVTSPNNARNKIVLLDTKCGDGVEAWVTLEEQEMARFERDEEILAYASLNPSVFCNSSRL, from the coding sequence ATGGAGGTTGAGATCATCTCTATTAAAGCAATTAAACCATCCTATAcaactcatcatcatcaccgtcacaaGACCTTCAAGCTCTCTCTTTTGGACCAGAGAGTCCCTCCGGTCTATGGTGGTGCAGTCTTATTCTACGGCCCTTCAAGAAATAGTGATAACattttttcagaattttcaaaGAAATCTCAACATCTACAGAGATCTCTTTCCAAAACCCTAGTTCAGTTTTACCCACTAGCTGGATCCCTTAAAGATGACATCTTTATTGATTGCAATGATGAAGGAGCTTGCTTTATTGAAGCTCAAATTGGTTGCAAGCTTAAAGACTTCCTTGGTAAACCTGATCATGAGCTACTGAATCATCTCACTCCCATCACAGATTCTAAGAAGGCTAAGTTTCCAAATAGTTTGTTACTTGTTCaagttactctatttagttgtggAGGAATGTCTATTGCTGTGTTCCCTTCGCATAAGATTGCTGATGCAACTTCAATGGGCACATTTATGCAAAGTTGGACGGCTGTGAATCGCAATGATCGTAGCAAATTTGTGCTCCCAGAATTCATTGAAGGGTCTTGTCTGTCGCGGAGAGAGTTCCCTAATTGGAACATAGAAATGCCTTCAGAGAAGCAATCAACAAGGAGGCCTGTGTTCTGTGCCTCAAAAATAGCCAGTCTCAAGGGTGCAACAAGCCAACATCGTCCATCGAAAGTGGAAGTAGTATTGGCACTCATAGTTAGAAGAGCCATTGCTGTGTCTAGAGCTTCTAGATTGTTATCAGGCAAACCTTTTGGGCGGTCTGTGTTGTTTCATTTCGTGAATTTTCGCAGCAAATTGGTACCTCCATTGCCTGGAAACAGGATGGGGAACATCATTTGGTCGATTCCAGTAGTGTTTGAGGAAGATGAGATGGAACTGAACAAGATGGTTGGCAATATAAGTAGAAGTTTATTGAACTTCTATaatgaagatgtgaataaattTCAGGGTGATGAGCTATATGAAGCAATGTGCAAGTCTCtcaaggaaaagagaaaaattctGGAGAACTCAGTAAATACTTATGTGTGCTCAAGCTTGTGTAAGATTTCATTTTATGGAGTAGATTTTGGATGGGGAAAACCCCTCTGGGTTACTAGTCCAAACAATGCTAGAAACAAAATTGTCTTGTTGGATACAAAATGTGGTGATGGAGTTGAAGCTTGGGTGACCTTGGAGGAACAAGAGATGGCTAGATTCGAACGCGACGAGGAGATCCTTGCATATGCTTCTTTGAATCCTAGTGTGTTTTGTAATTCAAGCCGCTTGTGA
- the LOC119986850 gene encoding mitotic-spindle organizing protein 1A-like: MGLFFFLFGLILFYLVLLRYCRYETLLSIGRSGMDSEAAKTARESLDLAFHMSNILETGLDRHTLSVLIALCDLGLNPEALAAVVKELRSQPPSPLPSAPRSSN, from the coding sequence ATGGgcctcttcttctttctgttCGGCCTTATTCTCTTTTATTTGGTATTGCTTCGTTATTGTCGCTATGAAACTTTACTCTCTATCGGTAGATCTGGTATGGATTCAGAGGCGGCGAAGACGGCGAGGGAATCCCTGGATCTGGCGTTTCACATGTCCAATATTCTAGAGACAGGCCTCGATCGTCACACTCTGTCGGTCCTCATTGCGCTTTGTGACCTTGGGCTCAACCCGGAGGCACTAGCGGCGGTGGTCAAGGAACTGCGCTCACAACCGCCGTCTCCCTTGCCTTCTGCTCCGCGTTCATCTAATTAA